One Candidatus Hydrogenedentota bacterium genomic window carries:
- the htpG gene encoding molecular chaperone HtpG: MSKPIETFEFQTEARQLLDLMIHSVYSNKDIFLRELISNASDALDKRRFEGLKNPALLDEGTELRIWIEPDAEARTLSVADNGIGMTREEVIDLIGTIAKSGTKEFMKKLRESKESAVSAELIGQFGVGFYSTFMVADKVTLLTRKAGEETATRWESTGDGTYTLEEVERDEPGTTVTLHLKSTDEEDGLNDYTQEWQVRQIVKQYSDFVAYPIQMDIERTEIERDADGKPVEGAEEKKVVKTETLNSMKALWLRDKSEVTDEEYSEFYKHISHDWTDPAARIQAKIEGTLEYSLLLYVPAKAPFDLYYHGVRHGVHLYVKRVFIMDDCKELLPEYLRFLRGVVDSEDLSLNISREILQQNRQIERMRKGIVSKVLDFLRKQYKDDKDEFIAFWNEFGRVFKEGIFQDRDNQEAILDLCLFSSTNDPDEYTTLADYIQRMKEGQEAIYYMTGESRAKIESSPHMESFLDKGYEVLILADPVDEIWCQQVFKHKDFELKSISKGAVELGTEEEKKAAEERRKEKEKEYQSLLECLKDKLKDHVKEVRLSNRLKNSPACLVTDGGDLSPQLEQMMRQMGQEFPASKRILELNPDHAVLRKLHDIYDASQDDPRLEDYAQLLHGQALLAEGGDLPNPAQFSKLVADLMVKAG; the protein is encoded by the coding sequence ATGAGCAAACCCATAGAAACGTTTGAGTTTCAGACGGAAGCGCGGCAGCTGCTGGACCTGATGATTCATTCGGTCTATTCCAACAAGGATATCTTCCTTCGGGAACTCATCTCGAACGCCTCCGACGCGCTGGACAAACGCCGTTTCGAGGGGCTGAAGAATCCCGCGCTGCTCGACGAGGGCACGGAGCTGCGGATCTGGATCGAGCCCGACGCGGAGGCGCGCACGCTTTCGGTGGCCGATAATGGCATCGGGATGACCCGTGAGGAGGTCATCGATTTGATCGGTACGATCGCGAAGTCCGGCACGAAGGAATTCATGAAGAAGCTCCGCGAGAGCAAGGAATCGGCGGTGTCGGCGGAGCTCATCGGGCAGTTCGGCGTGGGCTTCTACTCCACGTTCATGGTGGCGGACAAGGTGACGCTGCTGACGCGGAAGGCGGGCGAGGAGACGGCGACGCGGTGGGAGTCGACGGGCGACGGCACGTACACGCTCGAAGAAGTGGAGCGCGACGAGCCGGGCACGACGGTGACGCTGCACCTGAAGTCCACCGACGAAGAGGACGGCCTGAACGACTACACGCAGGAGTGGCAGGTCCGCCAGATCGTGAAGCAGTACTCCGATTTCGTGGCCTACCCGATCCAGATGGACATCGAGCGGACGGAGATCGAGCGGGACGCGGACGGGAAGCCGGTGGAGGGCGCGGAGGAGAAGAAGGTCGTCAAGACCGAGACGTTGAACTCGATGAAGGCCCTGTGGCTTCGCGACAAGAGCGAGGTGACGGACGAGGAGTACAGCGAGTTCTACAAGCACATCTCCCACGACTGGACGGACCCCGCGGCGCGCATCCAGGCGAAGATCGAGGGCACGCTGGAGTATTCGCTGCTGCTCTATGTGCCGGCGAAGGCGCCCTTTGACCTCTACTACCACGGCGTCCGCCACGGCGTGCACCTGTACGTCAAGCGCGTGTTCATCATGGACGATTGCAAGGAGCTGCTGCCGGAGTATCTGCGCTTCCTGCGCGGCGTGGTGGATTCCGAAGATCTCTCGCTGAATATTTCGCGCGAGATTCTCCAGCAGAACCGGCAGATCGAGCGGATGCGCAAGGGCATAGTCAGCAAGGTGCTGGACTTCCTCCGCAAGCAGTACAAGGACGACAAGGACGAGTTCATCGCGTTCTGGAACGAGTTTGGCCGGGTGTTCAAGGAGGGCATTTTCCAGGATCGGGACAACCAGGAGGCCATCCTGGACCTGTGCCTGTTCTCGTCCACGAACGATCCCGACGAGTACACGACGCTGGCCGACTACATCCAGCGGATGAAGGAGGGCCAGGAGGCCATCTACTACATGACGGGCGAGTCCCGCGCGAAGATCGAGTCCTCGCCGCACATGGAGAGCTTCCTGGACAAGGGCTACGAGGTGCTGATCCTGGCCGATCCGGTGGACGAGATCTGGTGCCAGCAGGTCTTCAAGCACAAGGACTTCGAGCTGAAATCCATCAGCAAGGGCGCGGTGGAGCTGGGCACGGAGGAGGAGAAGAAGGCGGCCGAGGAGCGGCGGAAGGAGAAGGAGAAGGAATACCAGTCGCTGCTGGAGTGCCTGAAGGACAAGCTGAAGGATCACGTGAAGGAGGTTCGCCTGTCGAACCGGCTGAAGAACTCGCCGGCCTGCCTGGTGACCGATGGCGGCGATCTTTCGCCGCAGCTCGAACAGATGATGCGCCAGATGGGTCAGGAATTTCCGGCGTCCAAGCGTATCCTGGAGCTGAACCCGGATCACGCGGTCCTGCGGAAGCTGCACGACATCTACGACGCCAGCCAGGACGATCCCCGGCTGGAAGATTACGCGCAGTTACTGCATGGCCAGGCGCTGCTCGCGGAGGGCGGGGATCTGCCCAACCCGGCACAGTTCAGCAAGCTGGTGGCGGATCTGATGGTGAAGGCGGGCTGA
- a CDS encoding sodium:solute symporter family protein, whose protein sequence is MESYAAVFAQTNFSALDWGIVLLYLGLSVTIGVLANKYVGSLSDYIVAGRGMRTALGIATLTGTEMGLVTVMYSAQKGFTGGFAAFHIGVMSGVLALFIGVTGFIVTRLRREEVLTIPEYYGKRFGKTAQVLGGVMLAFGGILNMGMFLKAGSMFIVGITGLPDDGWVLKAVMITLLTLVLTYTVLGGMISVILTDYIQFVVLSMGLFLATGLAIMKLGWSPVFDTLAETRGEAAFNPMIAESGFGLEYIAWMAFLGLVNCALWPTAVARALACDSERTVKRQYMWSSISFAIRNIVPYFWGICAFVWVIGHPELNAVFFPESGTGLDTLYAMPVFLGQLLPIGALGLLTAAMIAAFMSTHDSYLLCWSSVLANDVLKPLMGPRLSDKGAVLATRIFVVVIGLCILTISFVFPLREDLWDYMAVTGAIYFTGAFAVLTGGLYWKRASKAGALAALFCGGTAVFGLGAVQHAVLAILGVGEERAQSLMATFTGARVGLFTVALTVVVMVAVSLLVPDKHPNRKEA, encoded by the coding sequence ATGGAGTCTTACGCCGCCGTTTTTGCCCAGACCAACTTTTCCGCGCTGGACTGGGGGATTGTGCTGCTGTACCTGGGACTGTCCGTCACCATCGGCGTCCTGGCCAACAAGTACGTGGGCAGCCTGAGCGACTATATCGTCGCGGGCCGAGGCATGCGGACCGCCTTGGGCATCGCCACCCTGACCGGAACCGAAATGGGGCTGGTCACCGTCATGTACAGCGCCCAGAAGGGCTTTACCGGGGGCTTCGCGGCCTTCCACATCGGGGTGATGTCCGGCGTCCTGGCCCTCTTCATTGGCGTCACGGGCTTCATTGTCACCCGCCTGCGGCGCGAGGAAGTGCTCACCATTCCCGAGTACTACGGCAAGCGCTTCGGAAAGACCGCCCAGGTCCTCGGCGGCGTCATGCTCGCCTTCGGCGGCATCCTGAATATGGGCATGTTCCTCAAGGCCGGATCCATGTTCATCGTCGGCATTACCGGCCTGCCCGACGACGGGTGGGTCCTCAAGGCCGTCATGATCACGCTGCTGACGCTCGTGCTGACGTACACCGTGCTCGGCGGTATGATTTCCGTCATCCTGACCGACTACATCCAGTTCGTCGTCCTGTCCATGGGCCTTTTCCTGGCCACGGGCCTGGCGATCATGAAACTCGGCTGGTCCCCGGTATTCGATACCCTCGCCGAAACGCGCGGGGAAGCCGCATTCAACCCCATGATCGCCGAGAGCGGATTTGGCCTGGAATACATCGCCTGGATGGCCTTCCTCGGCCTCGTCAACTGCGCGCTGTGGCCCACCGCCGTGGCGCGCGCGCTCGCCTGCGACTCCGAGCGCACCGTCAAACGGCAGTACATGTGGTCGTCGATCTCCTTCGCCATCCGCAACATCGTGCCGTATTTCTGGGGCATCTGCGCCTTTGTCTGGGTCATCGGCCACCCGGAACTCAATGCCGTCTTCTTCCCGGAATCGGGAACCGGCCTCGACACCCTCTACGCCATGCCGGTCTTCCTCGGCCAGCTCCTGCCCATCGGCGCCCTCGGCCTCCTTACGGCCGCGATGATCGCCGCGTTCATGTCCACGCACGACAGCTACCTCCTGTGCTGGAGCTCCGTGCTGGCCAACGATGTCCTCAAACCGCTCATGGGGCCCCGCCTCTCCGATAAGGGCGCCGTCCTGGCCACGCGCATCTTCGTCGTCGTTATCGGCCTCTGCATCCTCACCATCAGCTTCGTCTTCCCCCTGCGCGAAGACCTCTGGGACTACATGGCCGTCACCGGCGCGATCTACTTTACCGGCGCCTTCGCCGTCCTCACGGGCGGGCTCTACTGGAAGCGCGCGAGCAAGGCCGGCGCCCTGGCCGCCCTCTTCTGCGGCGGCACCGCCGTATTCGGGCTGGGCGCCGTCCAGCATGCCGTGCTCGCGATTCTGGGTGTTGGCGAGGAACGCGCGCAATCGCTCATGGCCACCTTTACCGGCGCGCGCGTGGGGCTGTTCACCGTGGCCCTGACCGTCGTGGTCATGGTCGCCGTCTCCCTGCTCGTTCCCGACAAACACCCCAACCGCAAGGAAGCATGA
- a CDS encoding methyltransferase domain-containing protein: protein MKNVHLETNRSFYDRISQSYDLIADASEHQAREKGERALNLQPGESVLEIGFGTGNSLVDFAERVGPKGTVAGVDISPKMREIAEEKLRARSLLSRTVLKIGDARQLPFEEASFDAAFFCFTLELLPLEDIPLALNEVERVLKRGGRLGVVAMATPREGERTGPMERSYVWMHRHFPHIVDCQPIDVARFLDRANFNVVSEEDFEIWSLPIRIAVGSLAAVAAGRDA, encoded by the coding sequence ATGAAAAACGTGCACCTCGAAACGAACCGCTCCTTCTATGACCGCATCAGCCAGTCCTACGACCTGATAGCCGACGCCAGCGAGCACCAGGCGCGCGAGAAAGGGGAACGGGCCCTGAACCTCCAGCCGGGGGAATCGGTGCTCGAAATCGGCTTCGGGACGGGCAACAGCCTGGTTGACTTCGCGGAACGCGTCGGCCCGAAGGGTACGGTGGCCGGCGTGGATATCTCCCCGAAAATGCGCGAGATTGCCGAGGAAAAGCTGCGGGCCCGGAGCCTGCTGTCCCGCACGGTGCTGAAGATCGGCGATGCGCGGCAGCTTCCCTTCGAGGAAGCCAGCTTTGACGCGGCGTTTTTCTGCTTCACGCTGGAATTGCTGCCGCTGGAGGACATCCCGCTGGCGCTAAATGAAGTCGAGCGCGTATTGAAGCGGGGCGGGCGGCTCGGTGTGGTGGCGATGGCGACCCCGCGCGAGGGCGAGCGAACGGGCCCGATGGAGCGTTCCTATGTGTGGATGCACCGCCATTTCCCTCACATCGTCGATTGCCAGCCCATTGACGTCGCGCGCTTCCTCGATCGGGCGAATTTCAACGTGGTATCCGAGGAAGATTTTGAAATCTGGTCCCTGCCCATCCGGATCGCGGTGGGATCGCTCGCGGCGGTGGCCGCCGGGCGTGACGCCTGA
- a CDS encoding sensor domain-containing diguanylate cyclase, which produces MQEKPYYSPLLYGCILFSAAMLAGEVVLRLVASRAAFAVENQTLAEAAAIRSTIESQTSAAAYLAMGLSGYLSLAPELAPDDINRMLRALHRHGSHIRNISIAPGNRITWVYPPEGNEEALGLHYESLPAQWPDVKRAIDTRQNVIAGPIPLVQGGFGLVSRTPVFREDGGYWGMISIVIDIQSLLEATASSLPPDTPRWALRASQRYPTGPRYFFGEADLFAEDRPSGAASLAGDNWEIAVAPRRKGGLQPLHQWLIRLMNTGIALAFGVMAFLVLRERERARHLADHDTLTGLPNRRLLFERLEQCTALSRRYGANFCILYLDLNSFKPINDQYGHQAGDLVLKETARRMRERVRASDTVARIGGDEFAVLLPDTREIEGARAVADNLLRALEEPIASRGRTLHVSAAIGIGRFPDHGNSAEALMNRADEAMYRAKNGGGGGIVALPGLREQQADSTNGDHH; this is translated from the coding sequence ATGCAAGAAAAGCCATATTATTCGCCCCTCCTTTATGGGTGCATCCTGTTCTCCGCCGCCATGCTTGCGGGCGAAGTCGTGCTGCGCCTCGTGGCTTCGCGCGCGGCGTTCGCCGTGGAAAACCAGACCCTCGCCGAGGCTGCCGCCATACGCTCCACCATCGAATCGCAAACCAGCGCGGCCGCCTACCTGGCCATGGGGCTCAGCGGCTACCTCTCCCTCGCGCCCGAACTTGCTCCAGACGACATAAACCGCATGCTGCGCGCGCTGCACCGCCACGGAAGCCATATCCGGAATATCAGTATCGCGCCGGGCAACCGCATTACCTGGGTCTACCCGCCGGAGGGAAACGAGGAAGCCCTTGGGCTCCACTACGAATCGCTGCCCGCGCAGTGGCCCGACGTGAAGCGCGCGATCGACACCCGGCAAAACGTCATCGCCGGCCCGATCCCCCTGGTGCAGGGCGGCTTCGGACTCGTCTCCCGGACGCCCGTTTTCCGCGAGGATGGCGGCTACTGGGGCATGATCAGCATCGTCATCGATATCCAGAGCCTGCTGGAGGCAACCGCGAGCTCCCTGCCTCCCGACACCCCGCGCTGGGCCCTTCGCGCTTCGCAACGCTATCCAACCGGACCACGGTACTTTTTCGGCGAAGCCGATCTATTTGCCGAAGACCGGCCGAGTGGCGCCGCCTCGCTCGCCGGAGACAACTGGGAAATCGCCGTCGCACCGCGCCGGAAAGGCGGCCTTCAACCCCTACACCAGTGGCTGATCCGGCTCATGAACACGGGAATCGCCCTCGCCTTCGGCGTCATGGCCTTTCTCGTGCTGCGCGAACGGGAGCGCGCCCGGCACCTCGCCGATCACGACACGCTTACCGGCCTGCCCAACCGGCGCCTGCTCTTCGAACGCCTCGAACAGTGCACCGCGCTCTCCCGGCGCTATGGCGCGAACTTCTGTATCCTCTACCTCGATTTGAATTCGTTCAAACCCATCAACGACCAGTACGGACACCAGGCCGGCGACCTCGTGCTCAAGGAAACCGCGCGCCGCATGCGCGAGCGCGTCCGCGCAAGCGATACCGTCGCACGGATCGGCGGCGACGAATTCGCCGTGCTGCTCCCCGATACCCGCGAAATCGAGGGCGCCCGCGCCGTCGCCGACAACCTCCTGCGCGCGCTGGAGGAGCCCATCGCCAGCCGGGGGCGAACCTTGCACGTCAGCGCCGCCATTGGCATCGGTCGCTTTCCGGATCATGGAAACTCGGCGGAGGCGCTCATGAACCGGGCGGACGAGGCCATGTACCGCGCCAAGAACGGCGGGGGCGGGGGCATTGTGGCGCTGCCGGGACTGAGGGAGCAACAGGCCGACAGCACGAATGGCGATCACCACTAA
- a CDS encoding Gfo/Idh/MocA family oxidoreductase: protein MKTKQPYNRRKFLGTAAAAAGAAIFGAPAIVRGQNLNSKLNIAIIGSGGRGGANMNGVSSENIVALCDVNEDYLNAAAEKHPGARKVRDFRKLYDHASEFDAVVVSTCEHTHAFATLPALQLGKHVYCEKPLTHGIHEARVIREAANRAGVATQMGTQIHAGDNYRRVVELVQTGAVGTISEVHVWVGRAWGWHASKAESDAAKDIVFVQERPASADPVPAGLDWDLWVGPAPARPFNEIYVPGPKWYRWWDFGNGTMSDLGSHWIDLPFWALNLDYPQTVEAAGPPVNPEIAPASMEVKYTYGARGDRGPLTLSWYQGTHRPPLWKEGAIPQWDSGVLFVGDKGMILSDYGKHMLLPEDDFEGFTPPEPFIPASIGHYEEWIHACKTGDPTTCNFEYAGWLTEANHLGNLAYRLGRKLEWDPAALAVRNVPEAAALIRREYREGWSLA from the coding sequence ATGAAAACGAAACAACCGTACAACCGGCGAAAATTCCTTGGAACCGCGGCGGCAGCGGCCGGCGCCGCAATTTTCGGTGCGCCCGCCATCGTTCGCGGGCAGAACCTGAACAGCAAGCTGAACATCGCCATCATCGGTTCCGGGGGCCGTGGCGGCGCGAATATGAACGGGGTAAGCAGCGAGAACATCGTTGCGCTGTGCGATGTGAACGAGGACTACCTGAACGCGGCCGCGGAGAAGCACCCGGGCGCGCGTAAGGTGCGCGATTTCCGGAAGTTATACGATCACGCGTCGGAATTTGATGCGGTCGTGGTGAGCACCTGCGAGCATACGCACGCGTTTGCGACGCTTCCGGCCCTGCAACTTGGGAAGCACGTTTACTGCGAAAAGCCCCTGACCCACGGAATCCACGAAGCGCGCGTAATCCGCGAGGCCGCCAACCGGGCCGGCGTCGCCACGCAGATGGGCACGCAGATTCACGCGGGCGACAATTACCGGCGTGTGGTGGAGCTGGTGCAGACCGGGGCCGTCGGGACGATCAGCGAGGTGCATGTGTGGGTGGGCCGCGCGTGGGGCTGGCACGCGTCGAAGGCGGAATCGGACGCGGCGAAGGACATTGTGTTTGTGCAGGAGCGCCCGGCGTCGGCGGACCCGGTCCCGGCGGGGCTGGACTGGGACTTGTGGGTGGGCCCCGCGCCGGCGCGCCCGTTTAACGAGATCTATGTGCCGGGCCCGAAGTGGTATCGCTGGTGGGATTTCGGCAACGGCACGATGTCGGATCTGGGCAGCCACTGGATCGATCTGCCGTTCTGGGCGCTGAATCTGGATTACCCGCAAACGGTCGAGGCGGCGGGCCCGCCGGTGAATCCGGAAATTGCGCCGGCGTCGATGGAGGTGAAATACACCTATGGCGCGCGCGGGGATCGCGGGCCGCTGACGCTGAGCTGGTATCAGGGCACGCACCGCCCGCCGCTCTGGAAGGAAGGCGCGATTCCGCAGTGGGACAGCGGGGTGCTGTTCGTTGGCGATAAGGGCATGATCCTGTCCGATTACGGCAAGCACATGCTGCTGCCCGAGGATGATTTCGAGGGCTTCACGCCGCCCGAGCCCTTTATTCCGGCTTCTATCGGGCACTACGAAGAGTGGATCCACGCGTGCAAGACCGGGGATCCGACTACGTGCAACTTCGAGTACGCGGGCTGGCTGACCGAAGCGAACCATCTGGGCAACCTGGCGTACCGGCTCGGGCGCAAGCTGGAGTGGGATCCCGCGGCCCTTGCGGTCCGCAATGTTCCCGAAGCGGCGGCGCTGATCCGGCGCGAATACCGGGAAGGCTGGTCGCTGGCGTGA
- a CDS encoding tetratricopeptide repeat protein, with protein sequence MVAIRVNTARLAGLALCYAAAVLLAVPVSAHDAPGDVVHAITHRIETNGPTARLLSARATEYEYLGQREAAIADFEAALALQPRYGLAIAGLAQCLLRGGQLERAAAVAEQGLALEDGPEREAPYHAIVAQARARAERWEDALPAWRAALASPRPEVDWFLGEAEALARLGRHAERAEALSAARARNPSAVLHRTWVWALVDAGRAADAMPEIEANLARAQWKSTWLLLRARVHASQGDREAQHADARAALAEISARWNAGRAGRDPQLMAYAALGFGLLGETEIARDHLEKARALGVPGGWLSEFEALIAPGSP encoded by the coding sequence ATGGTCGCGATTCGTGTAAATACGGCACGGTTAGCCGGGCTGGCGCTCTGCTATGCGGCGGCGGTGCTGCTGGCGGTTCCGGTGAGCGCGCACGACGCGCCGGGCGACGTGGTTCATGCCATCACGCACCGGATCGAGACCAACGGCCCCACGGCGCGGCTGCTCTCGGCGCGCGCGACGGAATACGAGTATCTCGGGCAGCGGGAGGCGGCCATCGCCGATTTTGAGGCCGCGCTGGCGCTGCAGCCCCGCTATGGCCTCGCGATCGCGGGGCTGGCGCAATGCCTGTTGCGCGGCGGCCAGCTGGAGCGGGCGGCGGCCGTGGCGGAGCAGGGACTGGCCCTTGAGGATGGCCCCGAGCGGGAGGCCCCGTACCACGCCATCGTGGCGCAGGCGCGGGCGCGGGCGGAGCGCTGGGAGGATGCGCTTCCGGCGTGGCGCGCCGCCCTGGCGTCGCCCCGCCCGGAGGTGGACTGGTTTCTGGGGGAGGCCGAGGCCCTCGCCAGGCTGGGGCGGCATGCGGAGCGGGCGGAGGCGCTTTCCGCGGCGCGGGCGCGCAACCCCAGCGCCGTGCTGCATCGCACGTGGGTGTGGGCGCTTGTGGACGCGGGCCGCGCCGCTGACGCGATGCCGGAGATCGAGGCGAACCTGGCCCGGGCGCAGTGGAAGAGCACGTGGCTGTTGCTCCGGGCGCGCGTACACGCGAGCCAGGGTGACCGGGAGGCGCAGCACGCCGACGCGCGCGCCGCGCTGGCCGAGATAAGCGCGCGCTGGAACGCGGGGCGGGCGGGCCGCGATCCGCAATTGATGGCGTACGCCGCGTTGGGTTTCGGGCTTCTCGGGGAAACCGAAATCGCCCGGGACCACCTGGAGAAAGCGCGCGCGCTTGGGGTCCCGGGCGGGTGGCTCAGCGAGTTTGAGGCGCTTATTGCGCCGGGGTCACCGTGA
- a CDS encoding metallophosphoesterase produces the protein MQHLLRLLLIPSVALLAAWPALAAGELHRAPYLQQASPDGVVVVWRTLGAITPVLRYGDAPDALARTVSGEAITLRVAADVNAPEDVPRLYQEPAEDAAKRRPDDHDPSTAPNTHQYEAPVRGLAPNTKQYYAIYDGDRLLAGGDADHYFVTHPPVGSTADMRIWVVGDSGTGGTDQALVHDAMRGFIAETKRPLDHYIHVGDMAYGDGTDWEFHHHFFAPYQATLRNTVCWPTMGNHEGNTSRGITGVGPYYDAYVVPTAGEVGGAPSGTEAYYSFDIADVHFICLDSHDLDRKPDGAMAQWLRADLEQAKAKWMIAFWHHPPYSKGSHDSDVEGQLIEMREHIMPILESAGVDVTLTGHSHIYERSMLMDGAYATPTVAEGVILDDGDGNPEGDGAYRKSAGLNPNEGAVNVVAGHGGAGLGRRGTMPVMREIILEHGSVILDIQGDTLTGVMLDKFGARRDLFSIVKQGQVTPVRVENPWQPVHDLSLITRLAFNFREDRIGAPPQYWSVAQGSAGGLRVAGEADGKQRHLRAEAGAEDLIGLFDAATVPRFRFQTMLRFTSETGAKAGLVFGYVDAANHWRAVVDAAAGAIRVSRVADGVETALVEKAVAVEREKWLPLEVAGEGTRARLEFGSDLKVEFDPGAALPDAYLGCYVPAGAAAEYLAFQIRR, from the coding sequence ATGCAACATCTCTTGCGCCTTTTATTGATTCCTTCCGTGGCCTTGTTGGCGGCCTGGCCCGCCCTGGCGGCGGGTGAACTTCACCGGGCCCCATACCTCCAGCAGGCGTCGCCGGACGGCGTGGTGGTGGTTTGGCGGACGCTGGGCGCGATAACGCCGGTGCTGCGCTACGGTGACGCGCCGGACGCGCTGGCGCGCACGGTGTCCGGCGAGGCCATTACGCTGCGGGTCGCGGCGGACGTGAACGCGCCGGAAGACGTCCCGCGGCTTTACCAGGAGCCGGCGGAGGACGCCGCGAAGCGCCGTCCGGACGATCACGACCCGTCGACGGCTCCGAACACGCACCAGTACGAGGCGCCCGTGCGCGGGCTCGCTCCGAACACGAAGCAGTACTACGCCATCTACGACGGCGACCGTCTGCTGGCTGGGGGCGATGCGGACCACTATTTCGTGACGCACCCGCCGGTGGGGAGCACGGCGGACATGCGGATCTGGGTGGTGGGCGATTCGGGCACGGGCGGCACGGATCAGGCGCTGGTGCACGACGCGATGCGCGGGTTTATCGCGGAGACCAAGCGCCCCCTGGATCACTACATCCACGTGGGCGACATGGCGTATGGCGACGGGACGGACTGGGAGTTTCACCACCACTTCTTCGCGCCGTATCAGGCGACGTTGCGCAATACCGTGTGCTGGCCGACGATGGGAAACCACGAGGGCAACACGTCGCGCGGGATAACGGGCGTGGGCCCCTATTACGATGCGTATGTGGTTCCCACGGCGGGCGAAGTGGGCGGCGCGCCCTCGGGCACGGAGGCGTACTATTCCTTCGACATTGCGGACGTGCACTTCATCTGCCTCGACTCGCATGACCTGGATCGCAAGCCGGACGGGGCGATGGCGCAGTGGCTCCGGGCGGACCTCGAGCAGGCGAAGGCGAAGTGGATGATCGCGTTCTGGCACCACCCGCCCTATTCGAAGGGTTCGCACGACAGCGATGTCGAGGGCCAGCTTATCGAAATGCGCGAGCACATCATGCCCATCCTGGAGTCGGCGGGCGTGGACGTGACGCTGACGGGCCATTCGCACATATACGAGCGCAGCATGCTGATGGACGGGGCCTACGCCACGCCGACGGTCGCCGAGGGCGTCATTCTGGATGATGGCGACGGCAACCCGGAGGGCGACGGCGCCTACCGCAAGAGTGCGGGGCTGAACCCGAACGAAGGCGCGGTGAACGTGGTTGCGGGCCATGGTGGCGCGGGCCTGGGACGGCGCGGGACGATGCCGGTCATGCGCGAGATCATTCTCGAGCACGGGTCGGTGATTCTGGACATTCAGGGCGACACCCTTACCGGCGTCATGCTGGACAAGTTCGGCGCGCGGCGGGATCTTTTCAGCATTGTGAAGCAGGGGCAGGTGACTCCCGTGCGCGTTGAGAATCCGTGGCAGCCGGTCCACGATCTGTCGCTGATTACGCGGCTTGCGTTTAACTTCCGGGAAGACCGCATCGGGGCGCCGCCGCAGTACTGGAGCGTGGCGCAGGGTTCTGCCGGCGGGCTCCGCGTGGCGGGCGAAGCGGATGGAAAGCAGCGCCACCTGCGCGCGGAGGCGGGCGCGGAGGACCTGATCGGGTTGTTCGACGCGGCGACGGTCCCGCGCTTTCGCTTCCAGACCATGCTGCGCTTCACGTCCGAGACCGGCGCGAAGGCGGGCCTGGTGTTCGGATATGTCGACGCGGCCAATCACTGGCGCGCGGTGGTGGACGCGGCCGCTGGGGCGATCCGGGTGAGCCGCGTGGCCGATGGGGTGGAGACGGCTCTTGTGGAGAAGGCGGTTGCGGTGGAGCGGGAGAAATGGCTTCCCCTGGAAGTGGCCGGCGAGGGAACCCGGGCTCGGCTGGAGTTTGGCAGCGATCTGAAGGTGGAGTTTGATCCGGGCGCGGCCCTTCCCGATGCGTACCTGGGCTGCTACGTCCCGGCCGGCGCGGCGGCGGAGTACCTGGCCTTCCAGATCCGCCGGTGA